In a single window of the Labrus mixtus chromosome 20, fLabMix1.1, whole genome shotgun sequence genome:
- the kdm8 gene encoding lysine-specific demethylase 8, translated as MAALWSKISAALPPNEEQFPLQFSGQVDSSVVEMLKRSTRQLYSYTTRAVQLLTAQIILDFSWEKLNTGTWRDVDKEWRRVYSYGCLFKAAALCREDPSPAEVLQAVKTCDMGLLMGAAIMDDILQVVVRILQGEVGKSSKDEEEEKREHLQVKRIKVEIPRVPVIKEELAVPRIRSPSLESFNKKYLVPLKPVILEGVIDHWPALNQRPWSIEYLRSVAGCRTVPVEVGSRYTDEEWSQTLQTVDEFIDRYIANKDGGNALGYLAQHQLFDQIPELKDDIRLPDYCCLGEGEEDDITVNAWFGPGGTVSPLHQDPQQNFLAQVVGSKYIRLYSPEDSDKLYPHQSELLHNTSQVEVENPDAEQFPEFSKAPYQECVLQPGEVLFIPVKHWHYVRSLELSFSVSFWWS; from the exons ATGGCTGCACTGTGGTCAAAGATCTCCGCTGCTCTGCCTCCTAATGAAGAACAGTTTCCACTCCAGTTTAGTGGCCAAGTGGATTCCAGTGTGGTGGAAATGCTGAAGCGGTCCACTCGGCAGCTGTACAGCTACACCACAAGAGCTGTGCAACTGCTCACTGCTCAGATTATTCTGGATTTTTCGTGGGAGAAACTCAACACAGGAACATGGCGCGATGTGGACAAAGAGTGGAGGAGAGTTTATTCTTACGGGTGCCTCTTCAAGGCGGCCGCTCTGTGTCGGGAAGATCCGTCACCTGCAGAGGTCCTGCAGGCTGTGAAGACGTGTGATATGGGATTACTCATGGGTGCGGCCATCATGGATGATATACTGCAGGTGGTTGTTCGGATTCTGCAGGGTGAAGTCGGGAAATCGAgtaaagatgaggaggaagagaagagggagcATCTTCAGGTCAAG AGAATAAAGGTGGAGATCCCACGTGTTCCAGTGATCAAAGAAGAGCTGGCTGTTCCCAGGATCAGGAGTCCTTCACTGGAGAGCTTCAACAAAAAATACCTGGTCCCACTCAAACCAGTGATTTTAGAGGGAGTTATTGACCACTGGCCTGCCCTCAACCAACGACCCTGGAG CATAGAATACTTGAGGTCTGTGGCCGGATGTCGGACGGTTCCAGTCGAGGTGGGATCGAGGTACACGGACGAGGAATGGTCTCAAACACTGCAAACCGTCGATGAATTCATCGATCGATACATTGCAAATAAA GATGGAGGCAACGCTTTGGGATACCTCGCTCAACACCAGCTTTTTGATCAG ATTCCAGAACTGAAGGACGACATTCGCCTCCCTGATTATTGCTGCCTgggggaaggagaagaagacgaTATTACAGTGAACGCCTGGTTCGGCCCCGGAGGAACAGTGTCTCCTCTTCACCAAGATCCCCAGCAGAACTTCTTGGCTCAG GTGGTGGGGAGCAAATACATTCGCCTATATTCCCCAGAGGACTCAGACAAGCTGTACCCTCATCAATCCGAACTCCTTCACAACACCAGTCAG gtggaggtggagaaTCCTGATGCGGAGCAGTTCCCTGAGTTCTCCAAAGCTCCGTAtcaggagtgtgtgttacagCCCGGAGAGGTGCTGTTCATCCCAGTGAAACACTGGCATTATGTCCGCTCCTTAGAGCTCAGCTTCTCCGTCAGCTTCTGGTGGTCGTGA